A region from the Peromyscus maniculatus bairdii isolate BWxNUB_F1_BW_parent chromosome 5, HU_Pman_BW_mat_3.1, whole genome shotgun sequence genome encodes:
- the LOC102924770 gene encoding cathepsin 7-like translates to MTPTVFLVILCLGVASGAPKPDYSLDAEWEEWKRSNEKTYTQEEERQKRAVWEENVKMIKLHSEGNGLGMNNFTVEMNEFGDMTGEEMRKMMMEGSVVTLKNGKRIQKRGNPQIPKTLDWRTQGYVAPVRRQLGCGACWAFAVAGSIEGQLFKKTGKLIQLSVQNLIDCSRSFGTEGCDGGKPYGAFLYVKHNGGLEAEATYPYEAKEGRCRYHPERSVVKVTRFLVVPRNEEALMNALVTHGPIAVAIDAQHASFENYKGGIYHEPNCKRDSPDHGLLLVGFGYEGRESEGKKYWLLKNSHGENWGEKGYIKIPRDQNNYCGIASYAMYPIL, encoded by the exons ATGACTCCTACTGTCTTCTTGGTCATCCTGTGTTTGGGAGTAGCCTCAGGTGCTCCAAAACCAGATTACAGTTTGGATGCTGAGTGGGAGGAGTGGAAGAGGAGCAATGAGAAAACATACACCCAA gaggaagaaagacagaagagagcagtatgggaagaaaatgtgaaaatgatcAAACTGCACAGTGAGGGGAATGGCCTGGGGATGAACAACTTCACTGTAGAGATGAATGAATTTGGTGACATG ACTGGtgaagaaatgaggaaaatgatGATGGAGGGTTCAGTTGTGACTCTAAAGAATGGAAAACGCATCCAGAAACGAGGCAATCCCCAAATCCCCAAAACTTTGGATTGGAGAACACAAGGCTATGTGGCTCCTGTGCGAAGACAG CTAGGTTGTGGTGCTTGTTGGGCTTTTGCTGTGGCTGGTTCCATAGAAGGACAGCTGTTCAAGAAAACAGGCAAACTGATCCAACTGAGTGTACAGAACCTAATAGACTGTTCTAGATCTTTTGGCACTGAAGGCTGTGATGGAGGCAAACCTTATGGTGCCTTCCTATATGTGAAGCACAATGGaggtctggaggctgaggcaaccTATCCATATGAAGCAAAG gaaggACGCTGCAGGTACCATCCTGAACGTTCTGTTGTTAAGGTCACCCGCTTTTTGGTTGTCCCAAGGAATGAAGAAGCCCTAATGAATGCTTTAGTAACTCATGGGCCCATTGCTGTTGCAATTGATGCTCAACATGCATCTTTTGAAAACTATAAGGGAG GTATATACCATGAGCCTAATTGCAAACGTGATTCTCCTGACCATGGTTTGCTGTTGGTTGGCTTTGGCTATGAAGGCAGAGAGTCAGAGGGCAAGAAATATTGGCTGTTAAAGAACAG CCATGGTGAAAATTGGGGAGAAAAAGGCTACATAAAGATTCCCAGAGATCAGAACAACTACTGTGGAATTGCTTCCTATGCCATGTACCCCatattgtga